A stretch of DNA from Hippopotamus amphibius kiboko isolate mHipAmp2 chromosome 5, mHipAmp2.hap2, whole genome shotgun sequence:
aaattcataatcCCAGTATAATTATGAGAAAACCTGAGACAttccagaaaatatttgccaagtatTCTTCCTAAGTGTCAAGGTCataaagaaggaaagactgaaaaaCTGTCACAGACTAGAGGAGACTAAGGAAACAtaaaaactaaatgcaatgtaGTATCCTGGACTggatcctagaacagaaaaaggCCGTTAGTggaaactggtgaaatccaaataaagcctttagttaataatattgcaCCAATGTTAATATCTTACTTTTGACATATACACCAAGTTTATGTAAAATGATAacattaggggaaactgggtgctAGTCTCTGGACTGTCTTTGCAATTTTCtaagtttaaaattattccaaaataaaaattttatttaaaaaagcatatgGAATCATAAAcctctttattaaaaatattgttcaaTAGTAATGACCAATACTATATTATGAGGCCAGCAAAATGTTGGAGAAAAGGAATTaaagtataatatttaaattttgccaaatacaataaatatatagTGTGTTGAAAGGTATTAAGGCAAAATGATGTGGAGAATTCAGTGGGAATAATCTTATTATACTAAGAGTATAATAACCCACTTATTTTGGATTTCAATATGCAGCTCCAATATATGTATCATTCCTGTGATGAAGCATATGCATACATCTCTGTTCATATATGCATACTTCTATGTCTTGATCATTTAACTTATTCACATTTTAAGGGACTTCCTATTTTTCAACATTCCTATATACATATCAGAATATTGGCTTATACtctataaaatatttcacattacATCTGATATTAAAACTGTGGTGATATATTCTTTCTTTGTAATATACTTTTCTGTGTTAGGATTCCTCTAAATGGATTCTCTGatgtaaaattttttgaaatcttaTCAAAGGCTGAAACACATTCAAACTGTCTACAAAGTTTTAATCACAGGCTAATAATCTGATATACAATTTGTTATAGCTacttaaaagagtgaatttttttttcagatctttattggagtataattgctttacaatgttgtgttagtttctgctgtacagcaaagaaaagagtggatttttaaaaatgtatcgcATTATTATCATTCTTTGACGCTCAGTGCTTCATCTCATCAGTTCCATGATATACAATGAGTTTGATTTATGAACTTGATTTTTGggttttcaacatttaaaatatttaaagacattttctcCCAGGTGTGCTATCTGAAGTACTATAGAGTTTGCCTTCTAGCAAAAAAGATTTCTTACATTCATTATATTCATAgttcttctttccttttggaaTTCTCTGGTATTTAGTAAGGACCAAATTGTGGCAgaatgatgtatcacatttatcaCAGTCACAGGGCTTCTGCCCTCTGTGTGTTCTGCAATGCTCAttaagacttgatttgtgactgTAGGTTTTCCCACAGTCTGTACATTCATACggcttctctcctgtgtgggTTCTCTGATGCACTTTGAGATTTGAATTGCTactgaaggttttcccacattcaatacattcataaggtttctccccagtgtgTATTCTCTGATGTACAGTCAGTTTTGACTTTACACagaaggttttcccacattcaGTACACagatagggtttctctcctgtgtgtgttCTCTGATGTTCAGTGAGTGTTGACTTGTGCCTGAAGGTTATCCCACATTCAgtacattcataaggtttctccccTGTGTGTGTTCTCTGATGCACAGTAAGTTTTGATTTTACATAGAAGGTTTTCCCACATTTAATACATTCATATGGTTTTTCCCCTGTGTGTGTTCTCTGATGCACAGTAAGTGTTGACTTCACACAGAAAGTTTTCCCACATTTGGAACATTCATAGGGTCTCACCCCTGTGTGTATCCTCTGATGTCTAGTGAGGTGTGCCTTGTTGTAAAAGGCTttgccacattcattacattcgtAAGGATTCTCCCCTGTGTGTATCCTCTGATGTTTTATGAAGTGTGCTTTTTTGTTGAAGGTTCTGCAACACAGATTACATTCACAGGATTTCTCTATGTGAGTTCTCTGACTGTGGCTGAAGTGAGACTTCTTGTATAAGGCATTCCTATACTCAGTAAACTCATAAAGTTTCTCCACTGTGTCAATTCTCTTATATTTAAAGTTTGAAATCTTAAATGCTTGttcacattcattacattcactGGATTCCTGTCCTGTATGAGCTCTCTGATGTTCAGTGGGCTGTGCTGTCTGGATTACAGTATTCATATTTTGAGGATAATTATGGGGTGTCTCCTTTGATTGATTTCTTTGATGGACAATAGTGGTTGACGAGTAACCAAAGGCTTTCCCAAACGAATTATATCCAATGGGCTTCTCTCCTATATGTGCactctgatttaaaatttttgacacTGTGTAGGATTGCCCACGTTCATTGCTTCCAAAGGGCTTTTGTACATGAGTTTTCTTATATATACTGATGATTGACTTTCGGATGAAAGTGCTTTCATATTCAttactgggttttttttcagCAAGGGATTTCTTTTGGCTATCAGAATCTGCCTTGTAAAAGTCTTTTCCAGATTCATTAAATCCACAGTCTGGCTCCAAAGTTTGAAGCTGAATAAGGTATTCATTATGACTGATATCCTtccaatttttattatattcattaattTCAGCAGACAATTCTTCAAGTTGAGTATTGAAAGGTGACTTCCCACATACATTACCTTCATCAGTCATCTTTCTTACACAGTTTCTATCACTGATCAttaattctgaaatatatttctcatttttcttatatgAATCATATTTAGAATGTACTTTTCTTGAACCTACAGGATTTATACCCACAGTAAATGCTTTTGCACAAGAAGTACTTTTCTCATTAATcagcattttgtttttgattaatATAAGTGGCCTGGATTGCTGGTCTTGAATGTTCTGGCCCCTCCAGACTTTTTCTAGAACAGAGGAAAATTAATCACATCTGATACATCTTAAATTGGTTATGAATTGGCTCTACCAATGTACTTAAATGTAATTATGTTTTGGCTTCAGGCCTAGTCTCCCgggaagaaaatgcaaatacCTCTTAATTAGTTGCGTTCTGTCTATCTATTGATGGATCAGTCTATCTATCTATGGGAAAGAACCTTTTGTAGTGTTAAGAAGGgggagagggacttccccggtggtccagtggttgagaatctgccttccagtgcaggggacgtgggttcaatccctggccaggaactaagatcccacatgccatggggcaattaagcccacatgctctacagtcttcatgccacaactagagagaaactgcatgccacaacaaagagcctgtgcaccacaactaagacccaatacagccaagtaaataaataaataagtaaatgtatgtttaaaaaaaaaagaagggggagaAAACAGGCACTAAATACAAGTATTTGGTTTTTCCACATGTGACCTTTAATACTGGATAAGAAATAAGTAGACCAAGTGGCAATCCTTGCATCAAGATCACACATTTAATAGCTTTATTTTCAACACTGATACAGTCATTTCAGTCTACCATAGTTGTTTAATACAAACCCATGCTAATCATgaattgccattttttttttcccgtttCAATACCTAACTTATCTTTTTTTGCAAAGAAGTCTTACTCCTGCAATACTCTTATTTCTTAACTCAGTTTTACATCTTGGTTAACACATCTctgattttttattaattttaggagggcagaaaaagatttttttctcaactgGCTCCTCTATCAATCAATTAGATAATCGCTGAATATATAGTTCTGTTATACATGAACATTAGGAATAGAAAAATTAAGGCACTTATCTAGCAGAATTATAAGCAACAAACGCAT
This window harbors:
- the LOC130854240 gene encoding zinc finger protein 501-like — its product is MTDEGNVCGKSPFNTQLEELSAEINEYNKNWKDISHNEYLIQLQTLEPDCGFNESGKDFYKADSDSQKKSLAEKKPSNEYESTFIRKSIISIYKKTHVQKPFGSNERGQSYTVSKILNQSAHIGEKPIGYNSFGKAFGYSSTTIVHQRNQSKETPHNYPQNMNTVIQTAQPTEHQRAHTGQESSECNECEQAFKISNFKYKRIDTVEKLYEFTEYRNALYKKSHFSHSQRTHIEKSCECNLCCRTFNKKAHFIKHQRIHTGENPYECNECGKAFYNKAHLTRHQRIHTGVRPYECSKCGKTFCVKSTLTVHQRTHTGEKPYECIKCGKTFYVKSKLTVHQRTHTGEKPYECTECGITFRHKSTLTEHQRTHTGEKPYLCTECGKTFCVKSKLTVHQRIHTGEKPYECIECGKTFSSNSNLKVHQRTHTGEKPYECTDCGKTYSHKSSLNEHCRTHRGQKPCDCDKCDTSFCHNLVLTKYQRIPKGKKNYEYNECKKSFLLEGKLYSTSDSTPGRKCL